The Acinetobacter chinensis genomic sequence GGTTGGTTTACCTGGGGATCACATTGTTTATGATCATGGTCAGTTAAGTATCAATGGTCAGAAAGTGCCAAAAGCACCTGTTCAGTTCAGTCGTGAAAAAGACAGTCAGGATACACCGACTTCTATTTATCATAAGGAAACACTGGGTAAGCATACTTTTACCATGCGTGAGCTGGAAGGTATGAATATTGCCCGTCAGGCGCCATTTATCAATTATGTTGAAAATGGTAAATACTCAACTGAAAATGGTTTATACTGGGAAGTGACCGTTCCAAAAGGGCACTATTTTGCGATGGGGGATAATCGTGATCAAAGTGCTGACAGTCGTTTCTGGGGATTTGTTCCTGAAGAAAATCTGACTGGTCGTGCGTTCTATGTATGGATGCACAAGGAACCTGGATTCCGGATACCATCATTCAGTCGTAACGGAAAAATTGATTAATAGCGAATCAGGAAAATAATAAATGCGTCAACATCAAAAAGGTGCATCGTATATTGCTATTTTAATTGCAATTATTGGTTTTGCGTTTCTTGCAAAAATCGCAATTGCAGTTTGGGGACCATATTGGGATGATCGAGTGGTGGATACTCAGATTACAGAGCTTATGCAAAGTAGTCCGAAAAATATCGCTCCTTCTAAGTTTGTAGGTCAGATGAGTCAGCGTCTGGATATGAACAATGTCCGCGATCTAAAATTCGAGGAAATTGCTCAGGTCACAAATGTTGAGGGCTTACAGGTTAAAAAAGCATATGAAATAAGAAAACCTTTCTTATTGAATATTGATTTAGTGTTAAAGTTCGAGAAAAGTTTTGATCAAAGCTCACTCCCGGCTAAGTGATGCTCGCTTGGCAAGTCGTATCGGTTATCAGTTCAAACAGCCTGAATTATTGCAGCTTGCGCTGACACACCGATCGGTGAGCCATAAATACAATTATGAACGTCTGGAATTTCTGGGTGACTCATTGTTGGGCATGATTATTGCCAACCATCTTTATCATGCATATCCGCATGAAAATGAAGGACGTTTAACGCGAATGCGTGCAACGTTAGTCCGTCAGGAAGCATTGGGTAAAATTGCCAATGACCTGAAACTCAGTCAGAATCTGATTCTGAGTACAGGTGAACTGAAGTCTGGCGGACATCACCGTGAATCCATCCTGGCTGATACTGTTGAGGCAATCATTGGTGCTATTTTTGTCGATTGTGAAGACCTCACGGTTTTAAGACCAATCGTGTTAAAATGGTACGAGCCTTATCTGGACAATATGGAACCAACGGACCAGCTGAAAGATCCGAAATCGCGTCTACAGGAATATTTGCAGGCGCGTAAAAAACCTCTTCCAGTTTATGAAGTGGTGGATATTCAGGGCGATGCTCCAAACCAGCATTTCAAAGTTGAATGTGCGGTTGAGGGGATGCCGGTCTTTAAAGGTGAAGGTTTAAGTCGTAGATTTGCTGAACAGGCAGCTGCGGCAGATATTTTAAAATTACTGGAGCAGTAATCTGCATGACCACAAATTCCGATCACAACGATGCTGATCACGAGCCACAGACAAACAGTGGCAATGACTTAATTAATCAATTCTTCAGTTCACAGGGAACAGAAATTCCTGCGGACTATAAAAGTGGTTTTGTTGCAATTGTAGGTCGTCCAAATGTCGGCAAATCGACATTGATGAACCACCTGCTGGGACAGAAGTTATCCATCACTTCACGTAAGCCACAAACGACCCGCCATAAAATTGTGGGAATTGACAGTCGAGAAACATCTCAGGCTGTATTTGTGGATACCCCAGGTATGCACAAAAAAGAAGTGCGTGCCATCAATAAAATGATGAACAAAGCGGCACATTCGGCGTTGCGTGATGTCAACCTGGTTCTGTTTGTACTTGATGCAGACAAGTGGACACAGAATGATGAACTGGTATTGGAAAAACTGAAAAATGCAGAGATGCCAGTGATTCTTGTGATCAATAAAATTGATACACTGGAAAATAAAAACCATGCTTTGCCATTGATTCAGGAACGTGCAAAATTAATGAATTTTGCTGAAATTGTTCCTGTATCTGCTTTACGTGGTGCAAATCTGGATCATTTACGCAATACCATTGAAAAGTATCTGCCATTCCAACCACCATTGTATTCACTTGATCAGGTCACTGACCGCTCTGAAAGATTCCTGGCTTCTGAAATTATCCGTGAAAAAATCATGCGTCAGTTAGGTGAGGAATTACCTTATGATCTGACCGTGCAGATTGAATCGTTTAAAACTGAAGAAGCGACAATCAACGAAAAAACGGGTCGCCCTAAAGCAGCCTGTACGTATATTGATGCCACCATCTTTGTTGACCGTCCTGGACAGAAAGCAATTGTGATTGGTGAAAAGGGTGCCAAGCTGAAAAAAATCGGTATGGATGCTCGTGTTGATATGGAAAAAATGTTTGAACAGAAAATTATGCTGACACTTTGGGTGAAAGTAAAAGGTGGCTGGTCTGATGACGAGCGTGCTTTGAAAAGCCTTGGGTACAGCGATATCTGATGATCTTAAACAGGAGCGGAAATGATTAAAGTTCTGGCTGTAATTGCGTGTGTCGTGTTTTTACAGGGCTGCATTCATAAAATTGTGACCGTTCCTGTTAAAGTTGCCTATAAAACAACGAAAGGCGTGGTGAAAGGTACTGCTGCTGTCGTTGGGGCTGTCATTCCAGATGGGGATGACGAAGAAAATGAAGACAAAGATCAGAAAAAGGATTGATTATCTGAATCATGCGCAATGAAATTTTGCATGGTTATCTGATTCATCATCGTAAATACCGTGAACGCAGTCATATTGTACATCTGTTTACTCAGGAATATGGCCGTGTTGACGGTATTTTGCGTCAGACACCTCCTCCTCAGTATCAGCCAGTTTGTGTGCAGGCATCAGGAAAGTCTGAGCTGAAAAATTTCAGCCAGCTGGAAATTGTGAATCAGCCTGTATTTTTCTTTGGTGATGCTTTTTTTTCAGGTTTTTATCTGAATGAAATTGTGCTGAGATTATGTCCTGCGGAAGTGGAAATGCCGCAGACTTTTCTCCAGTATGCTTCAACCTTGTCTGATTTGCAGCGGATGTCTGAACAGGAAAATCCAGCTTTATTTCTCCGGCAGATTTTAAGAAAATTTGAACATGAATTACTGCAAGAGCTTGGATTTTATCTGGACTTTGCTTCGGATACTGCTCAGCAGGAAATAGATCCTGCTCAGTATTATGTATTTCAGATGGATGAGGGATTCATTCCTGTTATTCAGCAAAACCGATCTGCTTTTTCGGGAGCATTGATTCTGTCCATGCTTAAATATGAAAAGGGTACTGATTTCAATCAGGAACAGTTACAATTATTGTCCCGACTGTACAGACAGATGATCAGCTCCTTACTGGGTGACCGTCCACTGAAAAGTCGGCAATTATGGATTCAGAATACTCAATCTTAATCAGGAAATTGTTATGGCTGCTTTACTGGGTGTAAATATTGATCATGTTGCGACATTGCGTCAGGCGCG encodes the following:
- a CDS encoding NF038104 family lipoprotein; translation: MIKVLAVIACVVFLQGCIHKIVTVPVKVAYKTTKGVVKGTAAVVGAVIPDGDDEENEDKDQKKD
- the lepB gene encoding signal peptidase I → MDFDFNLILVPVTLVFFLVWLLDKFVFKQRQTKGRGNENFIITWAYDFWPVLAVVLVLRSFLYEPFNIPSDSMVPTLETGDFILVNKFDYGVRLPIINKKIIDVGEPERGEVIVFRYPPQPTISYIKRVVGLPGDHIVYDHGQLSINGQKVPKAPVQFSREKDSQDTPTSIYHKETLGKHTFTMRELEGMNIARQAPFINYVENGKYSTENGLYWEVTVPKGHYFAMGDNRDQSADSRFWGFVPEENLTGRAFYVWMHKEPGFRIPSFSRNGKID
- the recO gene encoding DNA repair protein RecO produces the protein MMRNEILHGYLIHHRKYRERSHIVHLFTQEYGRVDGILRQTPPPQYQPVCVQASGKSELKNFSQLEIVNQPVFFFGDAFFSGFYLNEIVLRLCPAEVEMPQTFLQYASTLSDLQRMSEQENPALFLRQILRKFEHELLQELGFYLDFASDTAQQEIDPAQYYVFQMDEGFIPVIQQNRSAFSGALILSMLKYEKGTDFNQEQLQLLSRLYRQMISSLLGDRPLKSRQLWIQNTQS
- the rnc gene encoding ribonuclease III, producing the protein MIKAHSRLSDARLASRIGYQFKQPELLQLALTHRSVSHKYNYERLEFLGDSLLGMIIANHLYHAYPHENEGRLTRMRATLVRQEALGKIANDLKLSQNLILSTGELKSGGHHRESILADTVEAIIGAIFVDCEDLTVLRPIVLKWYEPYLDNMEPTDQLKDPKSRLQEYLQARKKPLPVYEVVDIQGDAPNQHFKVECAVEGMPVFKGEGLSRRFAEQAAAADILKLLEQ
- a CDS encoding DUF4845 domain-containing protein, with translation MRQHQKGASYIAILIAIIGFAFLAKIAIAVWGPYWDDRVVDTQITELMQSSPKNIAPSKFVGQMSQRLDMNNVRDLKFEEIAQVTNVEGLQVKKAYEIRKPFLLNIDLVLKFEKSFDQSSLPAK
- the era gene encoding GTPase Era, with protein sequence MTTNSDHNDADHEPQTNSGNDLINQFFSSQGTEIPADYKSGFVAIVGRPNVGKSTLMNHLLGQKLSITSRKPQTTRHKIVGIDSRETSQAVFVDTPGMHKKEVRAINKMMNKAAHSALRDVNLVLFVLDADKWTQNDELVLEKLKNAEMPVILVINKIDTLENKNHALPLIQERAKLMNFAEIVPVSALRGANLDHLRNTIEKYLPFQPPLYSLDQVTDRSERFLASEIIREKIMRQLGEELPYDLTVQIESFKTEEATINEKTGRPKAACTYIDATIFVDRPGQKAIVIGEKGAKLKKIGMDARVDMEKMFEQKIMLTLWVKVKGGWSDDERALKSLGYSDI